The following are from one region of the Streptomyces tuirus genome:
- a CDS encoding AI-2E family transporter has translation MPVRRFAAWCAVLLLATGVVYVGIRLVVEFRTAVVPVLLALLGTALLGPLHRRLVKAGVHRSVSAGLTCVAVVAVVGGAVYIVVAALIDTGDEILASLKQAARGVSEHFGAAGTSLDDLASNARELLGKFGGTAASGVISGVSVVGESIAMAVLALLLVFFFLRDSDKAAATLRSLSPRGAADTLEAMARRALRAVEGFMRGTTIIALIDALLITVGLLVLDVPGAAGLGALVFVGAYIPYLGAFISGALAVLVALADRGFVIALWALGVVLAVQVLEGHVLQPMIQSRTVQMHPALVMVTITAGASVAGVLGMLLAVPLTAAAFGIVQELRTRYGDQEPSPAQEP, from the coding sequence GTGCCCGTCCGGCGCTTCGCGGCCTGGTGTGCCGTGCTGCTGCTCGCCACCGGGGTCGTCTACGTCGGGATCCGGCTGGTCGTCGAGTTCCGGACCGCCGTCGTGCCCGTGCTGCTCGCCCTGCTCGGCACGGCGCTGCTCGGGCCGCTGCACCGGCGGCTCGTGAAGGCCGGGGTGCACCGCTCGGTCTCGGCCGGGCTCACCTGTGTCGCGGTGGTCGCCGTGGTGGGCGGCGCCGTGTACATCGTGGTCGCCGCGCTCATCGACACCGGCGACGAGATCCTCGCCTCGCTCAAGCAGGCCGCCCGCGGGGTCTCCGAGCACTTCGGCGCGGCCGGCACCTCGCTGGACGACCTCGCCTCCAACGCCCGTGAACTGCTCGGCAAGTTCGGCGGTACGGCCGCCTCCGGCGTGATCAGCGGGGTCAGCGTGGTCGGCGAGTCCATCGCCATGGCCGTCCTCGCGCTGCTGCTCGTCTTCTTCTTCCTGCGCGACTCCGACAAGGCCGCCGCGACGCTGCGCTCCCTGTCGCCCCGGGGTGCCGCCGACACCCTGGAGGCCATGGCACGGCGGGCGCTGAGAGCCGTCGAGGGGTTCATGCGCGGCACCACCATCATCGCCCTCATCGACGCGCTGCTCATCACCGTGGGCCTGCTCGTCCTCGACGTGCCCGGCGCGGCCGGACTGGGCGCACTGGTCTTCGTCGGGGCGTACATCCCCTACCTCGGCGCCTTCATCTCCGGCGCCCTGGCCGTCCTGGTCGCCCTCGCGGACCGGGGGTTCGTCATCGCGCTGTGGGCGCTCGGCGTGGTCCTGGCGGTGCAGGTGCTGGAGGGGCACGTCCTCCAGCCGATGATCCAGAGCCGGACCGTGCAGATGCACCCGGCGCTGGTGATGGTGACGATCACGGCCGGTGCCTCCGTCGCCGGCGTGCTCGGGATGCTCCTCGCGGTCCCCCTCACCGCGGCGGCCTTCGGCATCGTCCAGGAACTGCGCACGCGCTACGGCGATCAGGAGCCGTCGCCGGCACAGGAACCGTGA
- a CDS encoding ATP-binding SpoIIE family protein phosphatase: MRTGEPLPAVGEALAALATGLWHWDTATGLVTVDAEAARLLGLPAEQVSLTEAQARARLHPVDWNEITGVVQLAVAEGTLAEVRIRIMDELGRVVRVVRSRSKPTFDRARKAYRLIGTLQEVTEPTPGTPAGRSAVTGDWRRSREAFLLDAGRALAEARSTQEVLRVTANLSMPGFSPDGLAVFGVSGDRLTIIGHHGQQRGTESPFSDMPLDTDYPAAEVVRTGRAVYLSSAEHYKARYPLTWPLAERFGRRSWAFLPLTVAGRTMGAWMAAFTYPVAFTPDERSVLATVARMLAQALTRAGVAESERALTDGLQRTMLPRLGPQRIPGMSVAARYVPTGGGLQVGGDWYDVIPLPSGRFALVIGDVQGHDVRAAGLMGQLRIALRAYASEGHRPDAVLSRASRFLHGIGDEDPADARFATCVYVEVDPATGVLDIARAGHPDPAIRMADGTVLTRPTSGGLPLGIDPDADYPTTRLALEPGETMLICTDGLLETGGHDLDSGWRRLRVTLEEHKGDLEDLADTLVQAVHGPSSHHTTGPLADRREDDIAMLLLSREGGGCGCGDAMSVRPAVRRSVLTVAQAEPERVAVARQQLRQLLHDWASPDQVDSAVLLLSELLTNVLVHTDHDALLVAEITGEVGGRRLRIEVTDAGDDLPHRRRPGELASSGRGLVLIELLAHAWGVDPRGEGKSIWFELYESVNGSGDGSWSL; encoded by the coding sequence ATGCGCACTGGCGAGCCGTTGCCCGCCGTGGGGGAGGCCCTCGCCGCCCTCGCGACCGGCCTGTGGCACTGGGACACCGCCACCGGGCTGGTCACGGTCGATGCCGAGGCGGCCCGGTTGCTCGGGCTGCCCGCCGAGCAGGTCAGCCTCACGGAGGCCCAGGCCCGGGCCCGGCTGCACCCGGTCGACTGGAACGAGATCACCGGCGTGGTCCAGCTGGCCGTCGCCGAGGGCACCCTCGCCGAGGTCCGGATCCGGATCATGGACGAGCTGGGCCGGGTCGTCCGGGTCGTCCGCAGCCGCTCCAAGCCGACCTTCGACCGGGCCCGTAAGGCGTACCGGCTGATCGGCACCCTTCAGGAGGTCACCGAGCCGACGCCGGGCACCCCGGCCGGGCGCAGCGCGGTGACCGGCGACTGGCGGCGCTCGCGGGAGGCGTTCCTGCTGGACGCGGGCCGGGCCCTCGCGGAGGCGCGCTCCACCCAGGAGGTCCTGCGGGTCACGGCGAATTTGTCGATGCCCGGGTTCTCGCCGGACGGGCTGGCGGTGTTCGGGGTCTCGGGCGACCGCCTGACGATCATCGGCCACCACGGGCAGCAGCGGGGCACCGAGAGCCCCTTCTCGGACATGCCGCTGGACACGGACTACCCGGCCGCCGAGGTGGTGCGGACGGGCCGGGCCGTCTACCTGTCCTCCGCCGAGCACTACAAGGCCCGCTACCCGCTGACCTGGCCGCTCGCCGAGCGCTTCGGCCGCCGTTCCTGGGCGTTCCTGCCGCTGACCGTGGCCGGGCGGACGATGGGCGCGTGGATGGCGGCGTTCACCTACCCGGTCGCGTTCACCCCGGACGAGCGGTCCGTGCTGGCGACGGTGGCACGGATGCTGGCGCAGGCCCTGACCCGGGCGGGCGTGGCCGAGAGCGAGCGGGCCCTGACCGACGGGCTCCAGCGCACGATGCTGCCGAGGCTCGGACCGCAGCGCATCCCGGGCATGAGCGTCGCCGCCCGCTATGTCCCGACGGGCGGCGGGCTCCAGGTCGGCGGCGACTGGTACGACGTGATCCCCCTGCCCAGCGGGCGGTTCGCGCTGGTCATCGGTGACGTCCAGGGCCATGACGTACGGGCGGCGGGGCTGATGGGCCAGCTGCGGATCGCCCTGCGGGCCTACGCCTCGGAGGGCCACCGGCCGGACGCGGTGCTCTCGCGCGCCTCCCGCTTCCTGCACGGCATCGGCGACGAGGACCCGGCCGACGCGCGCTTCGCGACCTGCGTCTACGTCGAGGTCGACCCGGCGACGGGCGTGCTGGACATCGCCCGTGCCGGGCATCCGGACCCGGCGATCAGGATGGCCGACGGCACGGTGCTGACCCGGCCGACGTCGGGCGGTCTGCCGCTCGGCATCGACCCGGACGCCGACTACCCCACGACCCGGCTCGCCCTTGAGCCCGGGGAGACGATGCTGATCTGCACGGACGGCCTGCTGGAGACCGGCGGCCACGACCTGGATTCCGGCTGGCGGCGGCTGCGCGTGACCCTGGAGGAGCACAAGGGCGATCTGGAGGACCTCGCCGACACGCTGGTGCAGGCCGTGCACGGGCCGTCCTCGCACCACACCACCGGCCCGCTGGCGGACCGCCGCGAGGACGACATCGCGATGCTGCTGCTGAGCCGGGAGGGCGGGGGCTGCGGCTGCGGTGACGCGATGTCGGTACGGCCTGCGGTGCGGCGCTCGGTGCTGACCGTGGCGCAGGCCGAGCCCGAGCGGGTGGCGGTCGCCCGGCAGCAGCTGCGCCAGCTGCTGCACGACTGGGCCTCGCCCGACCAGGTCGACTCCGCGGTGCTGCTGCTGTCCGAGCTGCTGACGAACGTCCTCGTGCACACCGACCACGACGCGCTGCTGGTCGCCGAGATCACCGGCGAGGTGGGCGGGCGGCGGCTGCGGATCGAGGTCACGGACGCCGGTGACGACCTGCCCCACCGGCGCCGGCCCGGGGAGCTGGCGTCCTCCGGCCGCGGCCTGGTGCTGATCGAACTGCTCGCGCATGCCTGGGGCGTCGACCCGCGCGGCGAGGGCAAGAGCATCTGGTTCGAGCTCTACGAGTCCGTGAACGGCTCGGGCGACGGCTCCTGGTCGCTGTAG
- the aspS gene encoding aspartate--tRNA ligase: protein MHRYRSHTCGELRSSDVGSDVRLSGWLHNRRDLGGILFIDLRDHYGITQLVARPGTPAYEALDKLSKESTVRVDGKVVSRGAENINPELPTGEIEVEVGEVELLGAAAPLPFTINTEDGVNEERRLEYRFLDLRRERMHKNIMLRSSVIASIRSKMVALGFNEMATPILSATSPEGARDFVVPSRLHPGKFYALPQAPQQFKQLLMISGFDRYFQIAPCFRDEDARADRSPGEFYQLDIEMSFVEQEDVFQPVEKLMTELFEEFGGGRHVTSPFPRIPFREAMLKYGSDKPDLRAQLELVDITDIFEGSEFKAFAGKHVRALPVPDVSGQPRKFFDQLGDYAVSQGAKGLAWVRVAEDGSLSGPIAKFLTEDNVAELTKRLSLAAGHAVFFGAGEFDEVSKIMGAVRVEAAKRAGHFEEGVFRFCWIVDFPMYEKDEETGKIDFSHNPFSMPQGGLEALETQDPLDILGWQYDIVCNGVELSSGAIRNHEPEIMLKAFEIAGYDRETVEDKFAGMLRAFRFGAPPHGGIAPGVDRIVMLLADEPNIRETIAFPLNGNAQDLMMGAPTELEEDRLRELHLSVRKPQPK from the coding sequence ATGCATCGGTACAGGTCCCACACCTGCGGCGAGCTCCGCTCCTCTGACGTCGGCAGCGACGTCCGGCTGAGTGGCTGGCTGCACAATCGGCGCGACCTGGGCGGCATCCTCTTCATCGATCTGCGCGATCACTACGGCATCACGCAGCTCGTGGCCCGTCCCGGCACCCCCGCCTACGAGGCCCTCGACAAGCTCTCCAAGGAGTCGACCGTCCGTGTCGACGGCAAGGTCGTCTCCCGGGGCGCGGAGAACATCAACCCCGAGCTGCCGACCGGTGAGATCGAGGTCGAGGTCGGCGAGGTCGAGCTGCTCGGCGCGGCCGCCCCGCTGCCGTTCACGATCAACACCGAGGACGGCGTCAACGAGGAGCGGCGCCTGGAGTACCGCTTCCTCGACCTGCGCCGCGAGCGCATGCACAAGAACATCATGCTGCGCTCGTCGGTGATCGCCTCGATCCGCTCGAAGATGGTCGCCCTCGGGTTCAACGAGATGGCGACGCCGATCCTGTCCGCGACGTCCCCCGAGGGCGCCCGCGACTTCGTCGTCCCGTCCCGTCTGCACCCCGGCAAGTTCTACGCCCTGCCCCAGGCGCCGCAGCAGTTCAAGCAGCTGCTGATGATCTCCGGCTTCGACCGGTACTTCCAGATCGCGCCCTGCTTCCGCGACGAGGACGCCCGCGCCGACCGTTCGCCGGGCGAGTTCTACCAGCTCGACATCGAGATGAGCTTCGTCGAGCAGGAGGACGTCTTCCAGCCCGTCGAGAAGCTCATGACCGAGCTCTTCGAGGAGTTCGGCGGCGGCCGGCACGTCACCTCGCCGTTCCCGCGGATCCCGTTCCGCGAGGCGATGCTGAAGTACGGCTCCGACAAGCCCGACCTGCGCGCCCAGCTCGAACTCGTCGACATCACCGACATCTTCGAGGGCTCGGAGTTCAAGGCGTTCGCCGGCAAGCACGTCCGTGCCCTGCCGGTGCCGGACGTCTCCGGCCAGCCCCGCAAGTTCTTCGACCAGCTCGGCGACTACGCCGTCTCGCAGGGCGCCAAGGGCCTGGCCTGGGTCCGCGTCGCCGAGGACGGCTCGCTGTCCGGCCCGATCGCGAAGTTCCTCACCGAGGACAACGTCGCCGAGCTCACCAAGCGCCTGTCGCTCGCGGCCGGCCACGCGGTCTTCTTCGGCGCGGGCGAGTTCGACGAGGTCTCCAAGATCATGGGCGCGGTCCGGGTCGAGGCGGCCAAGCGGGCCGGGCACTTCGAGGAGGGCGTCTTCCGGTTCTGCTGGATCGTCGACTTCCCGATGTACGAGAAGGACGAGGAGACCGGCAAGATCGACTTCTCGCACAACCCGTTCTCCATGCCGCAGGGCGGTCTGGAAGCCCTGGAGACCCAGGACCCGCTGGACATCCTCGGCTGGCAGTACGACATCGTCTGCAACGGCGTCGAGCTGTCCTCCGGCGCGATCCGGAACCACGAGCCGGAGATCATGCTCAAGGCCTTCGAGATCGCCGGGTACGACCGCGAGACCGTCGAGGACAAGTTCGCGGGCATGCTGCGCGCCTTCCGCTTCGGCGCCCCGCCGCACGGCGGCATCGCCCCGGGCGTCGACCGCATCGTCATGCTGCTCGCCGACGAGCCCAACATCCGCGAGACCATCGCCTTCCCGCTCAACGGCAACGCCCAGGACCTGATGATGGGCGCGCCGACGGAGCTGGAGGAGGACCGGCTGAGGGAACTGCACCTGTCGGTGCGCAAGCCGCAGCCGAAGTAG
- a CDS encoding intradiol ring-cleavage dioxygenase — MTAQETARGPKHKRDLTRRKVVAAGAGAVVAAGVGGAFAAGAFADEETTAAKGKAAAKGKAAGTSGEACYKLTSETTEGPYYIDADKLRRDVTEDQEGIPLTLRLKVIDSDTCKPLANAAVDIWHCNALGVYSGYESMGSGGGGGDGGTPPSGMPSGTPTGTPTGAPPGGGGGGGGHEEPTDDERYLRGTWRTDKKGEVVFRTVFPGWYQGRCVHIHTKVHVNGTWTDAGYEGGTTCHTGQLFFDEASVLATAEVAPYSANTTTRTTLDDDTIYPGNGTEGGLLRLKYKKGAIAKGVTASLIMGVDPETTQDGTGDSVQPGMSASASAG; from the coding sequence ATGACGGCACAGGAGACGGCCCGAGGGCCTAAGCACAAACGGGATCTGACACGCCGCAAGGTCGTCGCCGCGGGCGCCGGTGCGGTGGTGGCGGCGGGCGTCGGCGGTGCGTTCGCCGCGGGCGCCTTCGCCGACGAGGAGACGACGGCGGCGAAGGGGAAGGCGGCGGCCAAGGGGAAGGCGGCCGGAACGTCCGGCGAGGCCTGCTACAAGCTGACCTCCGAGACGACCGAAGGCCCCTACTACATCGACGCGGACAAGCTCCGCCGGGACGTCACCGAGGACCAGGAGGGCATCCCGCTCACCCTGCGTCTGAAGGTGATCGACTCCGACACCTGCAAGCCGCTCGCGAACGCCGCCGTCGACATCTGGCACTGCAACGCGCTGGGCGTGTACTCCGGGTACGAGTCGATGGGCAGCGGGGGCGGTGGAGGGGACGGCGGCACGCCTCCCTCCGGTATGCCCTCCGGTACGCCGACCGGGACCCCCACGGGTGCGCCTCCGGGAGGCGGCGGTGGCGGAGGAGGGCACGAGGAGCCCACCGACGACGAGCGCTACCTGCGGGGCACGTGGCGTACGGACAAGAAGGGCGAGGTCGTGTTCCGCACGGTCTTCCCGGGCTGGTACCAGGGGCGTTGCGTGCACATCCACACCAAGGTGCATGTGAACGGCACCTGGACCGACGCGGGCTACGAGGGCGGCACGACCTGCCACACCGGGCAGCTCTTCTTCGACGAGGCGTCCGTGCTGGCGACGGCCGAGGTCGCGCCGTACTCCGCCAACACCACGACCCGCACGACCCTCGACGACGACACCATCTACCCGGGCAACGGCACCGAGGGTGGTCTGCTGAGGCTGAAGTACAAGAAGGGCGCCATCGCGAAGGGCGTCACCGCCTCGCTCATCATGGGAGTCGACCCGGAGACCACACAGGACGGCACGGGCGACTCCGTCCAGCCGGGCATGTCGGCCTCGGCGTCCGCGGGCTGA
- a CDS encoding RpnC/YadD family protein — protein sequence MVTSTHETSHRIFQDHPEVLTPAFKALGLPPPAKAIIEALTPDATEVKPLERRVDTVLRVEPSDGDGFLIAIEAQTDRARDKGSSWSYYVAYLHAKYELPVLLVSVCRKRSTASWAAGPFECRVGTWTTQSTRPFVLSPDNVPEITDESVVAREPAMATFSAIVHSESENAPAILSMVARGMRSLDRATAKYWCEWLEVGLENTPVRETWRELEKMVATYFPGRGTLFEETYLEGKAEGIVEGKAESVLRVLEKRGIGIPQDIRDRITSCTDLDTLTLWFDRSLTATTAEDLFVEE from the coding sequence ATGGTCACATCAACCCATGAGACCTCACACCGGATCTTCCAGGACCATCCGGAGGTTCTCACTCCCGCCTTCAAGGCGCTGGGGCTGCCGCCGCCCGCGAAAGCGATCATCGAGGCGCTCACCCCCGACGCCACGGAGGTCAAACCGCTGGAGCGCCGCGTCGACACGGTGCTGAGGGTCGAACCGTCTGACGGAGACGGCTTCCTGATCGCCATCGAGGCCCAGACCGACCGGGCTCGCGACAAGGGCTCCAGTTGGTCCTACTACGTGGCGTACCTGCACGCGAAGTACGAGCTGCCGGTGCTGCTCGTCTCGGTCTGCAGAAAGCGGTCGACGGCTTCCTGGGCAGCCGGCCCCTTCGAGTGCCGAGTGGGCACCTGGACGACACAGAGCACCCGCCCTTTCGTACTGAGCCCCGACAACGTCCCGGAGATCACGGACGAATCCGTCGTGGCCCGGGAACCGGCCATGGCCACCTTCTCGGCCATCGTGCATAGCGAGAGCGAAAACGCCCCGGCCATACTGTCCATGGTGGCCCGCGGCATGCGGTCGCTCGACAGGGCAACAGCGAAGTACTGGTGCGAATGGCTTGAGGTCGGACTGGAGAACACTCCGGTCCGGGAGACATGGAGAGAGCTGGAGAAGATGGTCGCCACATACTTCCCGGGCAGGGGAACCCTCTTCGAGGAGACGTACTTGGAGGGCAAAGCCGAAGGCATCGTCGAGGGCAAGGCCGAGTCCGTCCTGCGCGTACTGGAGAAGCGCGGTATCGGCATTCCCCAGGACATCCGCGACCGCATCACCTCCTGCACCGACCTCGACACCCTCACCCTCTGGTTCGACCGCTCCCTGACGGCCACCACCGCCGAGGATCTGTTCGTCGAAGAGTGA
- a CDS encoding DUF397 domain-containing protein: MVWFKSSYSSGNDGNSCVELAVTPGTVHVRDSKNVEGPRLAITPGAWADFVAHASRALTG; this comes from the coding sequence CTGGTGTGGTTCAAGAGCAGCTACAGCAGCGGGAACGACGGCAACTCCTGCGTTGAGCTCGCCGTCACCCCCGGCACCGTGCATGTTCGCGACTCCAAGAACGTGGAAGGCCCCCGTTTGGCGATCACGCCCGGCGCGTGGGCGGACTTCGTGGCCCATGCTTCGAGGGCGCTGACCGGGTAG
- a CDS encoding PH domain-containing protein, with protein MALFGNAHTVNPQSAQQDYARLLGHGEQVHAAFLLIRDTILFTDRRLILIDKQGITGKKVEYHSVPYRSITHFAVETAGTFDLDAELKIWISGTPTPIEKTFTKGVDIYEVQAILTQFVAR; from the coding sequence ATGGCACTGTTCGGCAACGCGCACACGGTGAACCCGCAGTCGGCCCAGCAGGACTACGCCCGCCTCCTCGGCCACGGCGAGCAGGTGCACGCCGCGTTCCTGCTGATCCGCGACACCATCCTCTTCACCGACCGCCGCCTGATCCTGATCGACAAGCAGGGCATCACCGGCAAGAAGGTCGAGTACCACTCGGTCCCGTACCGCAGCATCACCCACTTCGCCGTGGAAACGGCCGGCACCTTCGACCTCGACGCCGAGCTGAAAATCTGGATCTCCGGCACCCCGACCCCCATCGAGAAGACCTTCACCAAGGGCGTCGACATCTACGAGGTCCAGGCGATCCTGACCCAGTTCGTAGCGAGGTAG